The Cryomorphaceae bacterium genome includes a window with the following:
- a CDS encoding type IX secretion system membrane protein PorP/SprF, with translation DSFTPVFGYTHKDFLFFGYGYDILTNNLQNYSSGSHEFMVGIRLNRHVKRPPTDVPAGAE, from the coding sequence GTGATTCGTTTACGCCGGTGTTCGGATACACGCACAAGGATTTCCTGTTCTTCGGCTACGGTTACGACATTCTCACCAACAACCTGCAAAACTATTCCTCCGGATCTCATGAGTTCATGGTAGGTATTCGCCTGAACAGGCACGTGAAGCGTCCGCCCACGGATGTTCCCGCCGGGGCAG